A DNA window from Ictalurus punctatus breed USDA103 chromosome 11, Coco_2.0, whole genome shotgun sequence contains the following coding sequences:
- the emc3 gene encoding ER membrane protein complex subunit 3 isoform X1, with product MAEPELLLDSNIRLWVVLPIVFITFLVGVIRHYVSILLQSDKKLTLEQVSDSQVLIRSRILRENGKYIPKQSFLMRKFYFNNPDDGFFKKTKRKVVPPSPMTDPSMLTDMMKGNVTNVLPMILIGGWINWTFSGFVTTKVPFPLTLRFKPMLQQGIELLSLDASWVSSASWYFLNVFGLRSMYSLILGQDNGADQSRIMQDQISGAAMAMPADTNKAFKAEWEALELTDHQWALDSVEEDLMSKDLDLSGMFSKDLPTGIF from the exons ATGGCTGAACCAGAACTCCTGTTGGACTCCAACATCCGCCTGTGGGTTGTGTTACCCATTGTGTTCATCACTTTCCTCGTCGGAGTCATTCGTCATTACGTCTCCATCCTGTTACAGAGTGACAAGAAGCTCACACTGGAGCAGGTTTCAGACAG CCAGGTTCTCATTAGGAGCAGAATATTGAGAGAAAATGGAAAATACATCCCTAAGCAG tccttCCTGATGAGAAAATTTTACTTCAATAACCCAGACGATGGAttctttaaaaagacaaaaagaaaagtagTGCCTCCTTCCCCAATGACTG ATCCGAGCATGTTGACAGACATGATGAAAGGCAACGTGACAAATGTACTTCCCATGATCCTTATTGGTGGCTGGATCAACTGGACCTTTTCTGGGTTTGTCACAA CTAAGGTACCGTTCCCGCTCACACTCCGTTTCAAGCCTATGTTACAGCAAGGGATAGAGCTGCTCTCGCTCGATGCATCCTG GGTTAGCTCAGCGTCCTGGTATTTCctgaatgtctttggactgagaaGCATGTATTCTTTGATTCTTGGACAGGACAATG GTGCAGATCAGTCTCGCATCATGCAGGACCAGATAAGTGGTGCTGCTATGGCGATGCCTGCAGACACAAACAAAGCATTCAAG GCAGAATGGGAGGCTCTAGAGTTGACAGACCATCAGTGGGCATTAGACAGTGTGGAGGAGGATCTGATGAGCAAGGACTTGGATCTTTCTGGCATGTTCAGCAAAGATTTGCCAACAGGAATTTTCTAA